In Glycine max cultivar Williams 82 chromosome 4, Glycine_max_v4.0, whole genome shotgun sequence, the genomic stretch GCACAAGTTATTTCTATAGTCCCTAAAAATGCAGCAAGTCGCTCGATGATCAATATGGATGGTTCAAGGTGCAATTTTGTGATTCAGACAATTCAAGGTGTGTATCAGCACAAAAAACTATTCTGGATGCATAGAAGTCAATAGCTTTGGTGTGGAGTGGAGTAGGCACCCCACCTCTCCTAGATGTTGCGCCATGGTGGCCGCGCTGCATTTTCAGTTGTTCCAAAAATCGTGAATGTTTCGTGAGTACAATTTGCAGTCGCGATTTGCATTGTAGGGTTGGGGGAAAGAGACAACCCAAACATTGTCATTTGTGGCCTTTTAGAGGTTTTTTAATGAaggataaaattgtaaaaagggGTCTTACCATTTAACTCGCATTTTCACCCCTCCCCCTCATTCGTTTTGATCTTGCGTGAGCCCAACCCAAAACCCATTCGTGCTTGCGCAAACCCCAATCTCGTGAACCCTAACCCCATGCCTGTTCCTTGGCACTTCTAGCAGCGCTTCTGGCGATGCCTGCACCCCTGTTTCTTCCCTGTTcagctttgtttttatttttctgattatCGTTTGCTGTTTTGGGCATAGTGCTTAGctgttatttttctgtttttgacaTACAATCAGGCTGTTATTTTGTGGTTTTGGACATAGAGATTTGATGTTACTTGCTGTTTTGGATTGGACCTATGTTGGTTATGAAGGTTAAtcagaataaatttttaaatttaggtgttttaaatttttcagcacacacacacacgtcaTGTAATATAAATCTACTTAAGGATAAAAATAGCGGTCATCCCGCTATAACGATGCTGCTATAGTATTTTTTGGATGGCAGCCATTCCGCGCTGCTATCCACCATTGACTACTATGTGTGGATGTGGTGATATGTTGAATTACTGTATCTTAGAATCGAATTGCATGAGTCTTATCACCATTCATACTGATAGCAATATCTATGAATTTTTATGTAAAGCACTTTTCTTTGCACATATGCCACGAAAGCAGGAAAAAAATGGCAATAGGATAAAAATTCTTGTGAATTTTATGTAAAGCACTTTTCTTTGCACATATGCCATGAAAGTAGGAAAAAAATGgcaataagataaaaattctTTCTGTTTCCTTTTTCTAGGTTACAAATAGATGCATGAACATGAGTCTAATTGATAAGAGGAATAGGTGGTTTCCAAAAGGATAGATTAATTTAAATCCCGTTGCCCTATCTCTTTGGACATTATTTGAGTTTATGACTGAATGCAAACTACTCATCTCCTTGTCACTAGTCCACCCTACTAATAGAGTTTCAAgatgttaaattaaattctaactaaaaagtgaaaaaaattgaatattggaTAAGAGGGCcttttttcaaatcaattgaaatttgaaaagtaaatCCACTGTGTTTGTTAAGTTTTTAAGTGGATTAGTACATTTGGACTGATCATCAGCTTGGGCTGGGGCATTGGATCATTGGTTCAACTAGTAAGCCACTTGCCGAActgcataaaataaaatgaatatataaatatttaatttaaataaagaatacATAACAGAATAAGACATTTCACTATTATTCTACCATGGTGGCACCATTTAACAACATTATTTCCAATTAGCTTTAATTCCGTCACAAATAAATACTCTATATGCCCACATGACCATGGTTATTTTCTGAATGTGCTGGTATGGATATGGAAATATTTCCTACCACTTAAATGCTCTATATGAACTTCATTGAGTAGCATTAATAACAAGTTCTCTGAACCTGAGCAACAATTGAAGGCATGATAGAAGATATAGAGAttaattgtcatttttattccatGGTTCTCATTTAGAATACCATCTTAAAATCATCCATATTTAATATGAAGTTTGTATGTTTTGTGTGGTCTTTGTACTATTTCTCATCATATTATTGTacctttcaattttatattttcactgTATTCAAGTTATGATGCGGATTTTTATACTTTTGGATCTCAGCCTGCTTATGATCTCTGAATTATATGGACTGCAGTGCTGTGGCATTTCAGTTTTCTATTCCTGCAGATATTGCAATGTATCTTAAAATACTTGTATTCTCCTATTTCTTAGTGATATTTAGAATAATGTCCATTTTTTATGTGTAACACACATCCTTTATCAATTTTGCCCCTtgggaaataattttatttatttattcgctcaaacacaaacatcaaatcCCCAGCAATCCAGTCATTGATCCTCCTCGTTTCACTGTAATTCTGTTAACAGAAAAAACTCATATGATACCATTTCTCCTCAAAATGcagcattttttttgttgttaaaatgTTATAATGAAATGGATGGAGAGATGAAAAGTGAAAAACATTGGGGATTTGAAGTTTGacattaaattgataaaattaatcattaagaaatgaaattttaattgtctACTCTTTTACGTATTACTTGTGAAGGATGAGGATATTTACTTTGTTGCAGCTGTAACCTAAATTCTATTGGTTCTAATTGTAATACATATATTGACTATTGCTTTCTTGTGGTTATAACTGTTATTTACATTGGATTCTTATGCAATTTCCCTAATTTGATTCCATCCAGTCCTGATGGACACCAGTTTGAGTCGTGCAAAGAAGCTTCTGCATACTTGCTTTCTGTTTTTGGTGTTCAAGATAGAAGCCATTTAAAATCTAGTTATTCTGATGGTGCTCAGCAATTGTCCAGTAGTATGAACAGGGCATCTGAAAGTGTAAGCTAATATTTGTAAtgttgtatttctttttttctattccaataacaaaaagaacatgcttaatttttttaaatacatgtgCAGAGTGTTGGTCATGTCCCTACTGGAGACATGAAGACTGATGCCAGTGCAAGTTATTTGCCCTCAGCTGGTGCACCTATACACTCTAGTCATGAGAAACAGCCCCCCATATCATCATCAATTGGGAGTGAAAATTTCAATAGTGATCTGGCTTTGGGATGTAAATTAGGAGATGCTACTGGTGGAGCCTTTAGAGACTTTGACTTTCAAACTGAAGATAAAAAACTATCGAAGGCTGATAAGGATGATGGAAATTCAGTTCAGGAATGTTTTGTGGAGGATAGAGTTTGTAATGTACAGAGTGAGAAGTTGGTTGGTGCTGTCGAGTCTAGTGATGCTGCATGCAATCTTTATATTCCTTTGGTTTTCTCTACTCCTTTCTCCAATAATAATAGTGACAATGGTCAATTTTTAGATGAAATAAATGCTTCCAGATGCATGAAGGGTGGCATTAGTAATTTTGCTAGTCACGATATAGATACTGGATGCTGTGAAACTGTTTCTTGTGGAAATGAGCAAGCACATGTTGACAACAATGGACTTGGGCTTTCTGTGAAATTAGTGGAAGAGAACATTCAGAAACTAAGTTTTGAAAGCAGCATGCTGGCTCCAAATTCTGAGGGGAAAATACATGCTGGtaaaaatttagaggatggacaTCTTATCAGTTCACTGGAAGATATGGAGATTAGAGATGGAAAGGCCATTATGAATGACAAACAACAAATTATTTGTAGCAGAGACCAGACTGAAATTAAAGATGTTTCTACTGATGTTAAACTGCATAGTAGTTCTGAGGGTTGTTCACTCGTCTCATCTCATCATGAACTTAATACATCTACAAGTAATATGGACAGGACACAGACTTCCGAGCTGAAGGACTCTGCtgaggaaaatatttttgatagTGATTTATTTAGCTCATCTATTGATGAAAGAACACGTGTTCACAGTGGCTACATTAGTAATGTTTCTTTTAGCTCTTGCACACAGGATGCATCCGAGTATGGTGGATTTGATTTTGCTTCTGATCTTAAATTAGATAAGGATGTTAGTGATAATCATATTCTTTCAAATGAGGAGGCTGTGACAAGGAGTTTACGGGAAAGGAGTTCCTTGAATGACCAAAATAGCATGATGGACAATCTGTTGCACAGAAGTTCTGAAAGTAACTTATTTGCTCTAACTGGTAATCAGCACTCTTGTGCGTTTCATGATAATGTAAATATCTCTGATGGAACCTTTGATGCACTCAAAGTTGTTGATGCTGGTTGCATGGAGCCTCAGTTGGGCATTGTTTCTTGCAGCAATATTGCTGTTGATGCATATACTACTGCTAGCATTATGCAGGGAAAACCACAAGGATGTGTATCTGTTCCTCTTGGTGGAAGTATATTAAACTTTGAGAAGCCAAGTGATGATGGTGTTAATAAAGCAAATAAATCCTGCTTACCAGAGACCGCTCAGAATGAAGTTGAAATGTTCCAAACTGACTCTATGGGTCTGCCCAAATTTCGGTAGCAGTTAGGTTCAGATGCAGATGTGGTGACCCATGCAGTGCAGGAAGCAATTTCTTAATAAAACTTGTATGATAGTTCTGCTGAGTGTGCTGGTAACCACAAGGCTCTGGTTGTATATTCTCAATTTCCTATTGAAGATGATAAGCTAAAAAAAAGGTAATGATTATATTTACagtatgataaatttttttatgctgAAGAACTGATTTGTTTTTAAGGATCCATTTATTCCTCTCTGGCCAGATTTTGAAATTCATGATGAAATTAAACTATgatagttatttttcttttaatctaaaTACTTGGAAAATTAATCTAAAAGTAGCTTAAGTCAACACCGAACATATTGTTGCCATTTACATGACTGACTCTTTAAAATGTTCCCATAAAATAGtaggaataaatattttagacatggatgaattttgtatatttaaaaagaaaagattgattAAGTTTGTTTCCTTAGTTAATATCCTTGTGCTTATGAGTTATTGCCCTAGTCTTAATCCAAAATAATGAGGTTGAGTAAATGGTGTTCATAtgcagttatatttttttttaaaaaaagttctagttattttatttatgcctAACAAGTAACAAGAACTTTTCTTTTTAGAAGCTGTAGGATGTGTAATCTGTTAGAAATTTAGAATGCCATTTCTGTCTAGAAATACTTTTAGAATTTAACACTAGATTAGCAGCTAATCAATGGCAGAGGTTTGGTGACCTCTGCATTGAGAACATGGAAAGGCCATGCTCTAGCCAATTGCAAgaataatcataaataatttgtattatggCCACCTTTTGTTGCTTTTAGGTTTAGGTTTAATTATGTGTAATTTTGATCAGTTTCTTGCCTCTTTTATCCTGAGAATAGTGAAAACTGTTAATCCAAAGATTGAATTTTACTATCACCAGTTTCAATGTAAATGGGAGTAACATGTTAAAAGATCTTGAGTTGAAAATGGCTGTGCAAAAgtcataattattttgtatagAGAAGTGCTAGGAACACACTCCTTCAAATAAACTTTCTATTTggctaaaatttattgaaaactacaaaatcaggtgagagaataattaaatatgatgtaTAGATTTTTTCTTGTTCTCTGGTTACATGCTTTACCTATGCCGCTGATGACTTTCTAGggtttctaattttcttttattttgggacaaaacAGATAATTGCAAGCATTGTTTTGTTGATAGATTCAGCAGGTCGTGCTGGTGGCTTCTCCGTTCCAGAGGTTATTTAGCGGTTCTGGTGTGATGCTTTTGCTTGCTTCTTGCCAGAGCTCAGAtaccatttttattttgcaaGGAACAAATTTTCCTTAGGTCCATTTTAgctcaaaacatttttttaaacatctGGTAGACTGGTATACTGAAATCGAATTTTAGGTAGGCCCTCCTTCAAATGAAGGAACTAGATTTTCCCCTATTTTTTGGAAGAGAAATTACCAACATTGTCTGGTGATTTTCGTCTTTCACATGTGGATCGCTCTTTGCTTAACCATTATTGATACTGTTATGGGCTCCCTATCTAATGGATACTGCccactttatttttccttttcattccgTCTCGTGTGTGTTTTCTAGAATTTCCGTCCTATTACACCCTGCTCAATATAACCTTGCACTTAGAAGGAGGGTATTCTATTAGATTCTTGACATGACTAACCGGGAGTTCTTGTATttgaacttcatttataaaatgaGGCTTGCTAAACTATTTTATGGAAGCAATAACATGGTCCATGATGAACAGGTGAGCTTATATCCGTTagatatatattagaaaatgtATGGGTGCTGAATGACGTTCTAACTGAATGATTGGTGATATTAGAGCATCTCCAATGGGGGTTTCTTAAATGAAGGAATTGttttttacagttttttttttcatttgagcaaatctaggtggcaggtacagtttcttgaaaataaaaattgtatctTCTGCAAGAAATTGTTTCTTACcaataaaaagtaatatttatcTAACAAAAACGGTACCAAATTGCAACAAACAAGAgggaaaaaaaaccaaaatgaacATTGTGGGAAAGAAGATGAACAACATTACAACATTGtgggaagataaaaaaaaagcagaacTGCAACACCTCCATGTTGCCATCGTAGCTCTGAAACTACCACGGTGCCACCATCACTTTGCCTTGTCGTCACGATTGTGACTCAGATCTGTACAGATCTTGGTTGAGTCGAAATCCATGCCACCTTTATTCCACCACAATACCTCTATGTCGTCGTCGTAGCCGTTGAAACCACCATGGTGCCACCACTACTCTGCCTTGCCGTGGTGGGTGGGCTGCAGATCTGAGTCGCGACGAAGTTCCCTCTCCTTGTGCCGTCGCGTCTCCTGCTTGGATCCGCAAAACTTGACCACTGTGGGCGTCAAAGGAGGAAATGCAGAGGCGGGGAAGGGAGCAAAGAGAGGCAGAGAGGAAGACAAAGAGATGCGGAGATAGAAGAGATGCTTGAGGAAGAAGACGCTTGAGTCGTTGCACACTGCACAATTAATATTATGATcgttaattatttcttttattgtgACATCATTTTTTGATCATTACCTTAAACTTAATATAAATATGGGTTCAATTGATATCATTTTACACACAATTTGTTCAACTTCTACTGTCTCTTGTTCTTATTAAGCCCTAATTTTCTTGTCTCTTGTTCTTATTAAGCcctaattttctttattatctttaaaatgaattccaatATCAATATTACTACAATATGTTGCAAAATCAACCACCCCTACTGGTGACAATTCTCAAAATTCTCAACATTATATGTATCCACCATTTTCAACAAATCCAAACATGTGTTATAGGCCTACTTCATTCAATGTGGAACCCCTTAACAGTGAGCCCGAATCACCAATCGGTCTAGACAGTATTCAACAAGTGAGTATCTCAAAAGGCTGTTACAAAACTAGTCATTGTAAAATTAGCTGTTATAAAATTAGTCGTAGTAAAATTAGTCGTTATAAAACTAGCCATTGTGAATGATGgtatataattttgtaatcctttctcattcttgcttcttctcaTAAAATTACACAATCTTCTTATCTAATTTTCAACTCGTAAGTTAGCCACATAATGGATTTGAACATTGattttgatacactttgagATCTAATCATAAATGAAGAACTTGAAGACAACACCAACGAAGAAGTCATAAGATTGATACTTCAGAGCCAACAACAAGTTAACAACACTACTCGACGtagacaaagaagaaaaatggtgAATCAGAATCGTGAGGAAGGACATGATTGATTGTTCAATGACTATTTCTCATCAAATTCTGTATACATAGATACTCAATTATGAAGAAGGTTTCACATGCAAAGGCATGTGTTTCTTCAAGTTGTGGAGGCCCTCAACAATCATGACAAGTATTTTCAATGAGGGTAGATGTAATGTGTAGAAACGACTTATCATCATTGCAGAAGTGCATTACTGCTCTTCGTATATTGGCTAATGGCTCACTCGCTGATAGCGTGGACGAGTATATTTGAATTGTTGAAACCATTGCAGTGAAATGCTTATAGAGATTTGTATCAAGCATTTGTGCAATATTTAGGGATGAGTATCTACGAAGGCCAAATGACAAAGACACTAGAAGACTAGTACAAATGGGAGCGGCATGTGATTTTTCATGTATGTTAGGTTCCATTGATTGTATGCACTAGGAATTGAAAAATTATCCAATTGCGTGGAAAGGTCAATTTTGTTGTGGTGATCATGGTAATCCAACAATTATTCTTGGAGTCGTGGCATCACAAAACTTGTGGATTTGGAATGCATTTTTGGCACTTTGGGTTCAAATAATAACATTAGTGTGTTAAATGCATCTAATGTGTTTGATGAAGTTTTGTCAAGATGCGCGCCTGTGGTGTAATACATAGTGAATGGAACCCAGTATGACATGGGGTACTATCTAGCAGATGACATTTATCCAAAATTTGCTACATTTGTGAAGCCATCTCAATGCCACAAGGACAATAGAGAAAATTATTTGCAAAATGACAAGAATCAACAAGAAAGGATGTAGAACATGCGTTTGGAGTGCTTCAATCTCGATTTGCAATTATATGTGATCTCATACAATgaagaatataatttatatatgtatcatATTGCATAACATGATCGTCGAGGACAAACGACACACGTATCAAATCAACATACCTCTAAAGGAGAACAAATGTTCATCATAGAGAAAAACACCATCAACTTCAAGTAGATTTGGTTGTACATATTGGAAACGttttagaaaatagaataatgaaaattaattttatgtaatgttatatatttttcatcgttatgtttttctttaatgccattgtgtttaattatttaataactcaaaatttgaattaattattttatttcaaccataattaagtgaaaaataaagaaaatataaaagtgtaagtttaattatttaataattcaaaatttgagttaatcattttatttcaaccataattaagtgaaaataaagaaaatataaaagtgtaagtttaattatttaataattcaaaaaaaatactttgagaAGCACAAAACATAACTTAAGAAATTCACAAATTGCCATTAAAGATGCTTTTAGTAATTACTAATTGTAAAACCTAAATAAATACGCAAATTTGGATGAGTTTGCTGGCATAATTGGAATTCAGAGACTCAACTGTCAGAGAAATCCTGACCCTGCTTACCAGTCTTTTGGTACAATCCTCATCAATGACAACGTCGCTGTCCTTGACTGTTTAAAGGCCATGACTTCATTACCTTTCATTGTGGATGCGCCCTCTTCACGCTTAAGGACCTATGCTAGCGCATCGATGGATGTGTTGCTCAACTTATCGTGTCCAAGATCGAGTCTTCCTTCAACATCGTATACATTTCCCAGCACAAAATAATGTGCCTCTGGTGAATAAGTTTTTCAGAAAGAATACGAccattttgtttatttgaagGTTCCAGTTTGGAAAATGATGACCGGACACTCAATGTTGTTTGACACCTAAGataaaaagacagaagacaaAAATATAGTCATATAAGTATGATATGTGATATGATAGAaagagatataaataaaaagatacatGTTAAAGTGTAGGTCATAACAAAGAGGTGTTCAAATATCAATATTCTTTCAGTTTATTGGCATAATATAGTGGCTCCTTATAATAATCTGTTAATTCTAGAGTGTACCTACACAAACATCTTTGGTTAAAGCTTAGACATATTCACAATAGCGTGATGAGATTTAAACAGGAAATGGAAACGACTTTTTTCCTAGAGTTACAGTGAGCTCCCCTCTCCCTTTTTCAAATCATAAACATTGTCCCTTACTAATCAAGCGATTTTAGGTATGAAACTTTCTCACATTTCCTCCTAATATCTTGGAACAACTTTCTTGAGTGGAATAATATCCACTTAATGCTCAGGAAAAgctaaagatattttaaaattgtattctAATGAATAAATACTCATTTGTGGACTCAATAGGATATCTAAGAAATTTGCTAATggttctaataaattttttccagAATTTTACATTTCTTTGTAGGAAGAATGTGAGAAAATCCTCTAAAGAGAGGAATTATTGTAGTTCCAAAAGTCAAGTGCAAGTGGCTTAAGCAAAGGGCCATAAATACAAAGTTTTTTTATGGAGTAACTATTGTTAAAAGATGAAATACTTAATGATGCTttccaaaatgaaaatgaatagtGGGTAAATTCTCCTCGAGACCTTGATATCAAGAGAATTACTGGATAATGAGTAGTGAGCGCTATAGATATGACGCACAAGCTTAGTGAATTGCTGAAAACTTAATGATCTTTATCTTCTCCCACACTCTAGCTCTAATGGTGTATAAACCTTGtgttttttgtaaaaatcttTGGTATATACAGGAAGGCTTCAAAAGTGTTCGTTGTGACTCATGTTCaacttttttgtttgatttctttATTGAGAGAAAACGATCGCTGAAGAcattaaatacaatattaaataTCTTTTACCATTTTGACGTGATAAAACTTTAAGGGTCTTTAGGTTGATAAGTTTGTGCAACATATcttgaaaagtatttttttagtatgaatGAATTCAAGGCTCCAGGGTAAATGATATGTTAGCCACCTTCTACCCATGTTACAAGGAAATGTGAACCTTTTTATGCAAGTTagcatgaaatttattttaggaaGCCTTTTACAATCATAATGCTCATCCTTAAAATGTAACTTGTTTACCAAAGAATTAATgtgaaaaaattcaaataagtaattaatatatcattaaagtcaaGAGAGTCTAGTTACTTCAGTtgaataaacaaaatcaatataTCACACTATaagattagaaaagaaaaaacagaaaaagaagtTTAACGTAGaagtagataaaaattaatgagttaatttggagagaataaaaaaaaaaagggggaagtcAAAGACTGAAAACCAACCATAGTACTGTTAAACGCAAAGGCGATGAAACAACAGAAAGAAGAGGTAAGGTTGTATCGTATCATCATTCATTCATCCATCCATCTGTGTTCTGTGTGCCATTTCCATTGCCACCACCGATCACTCTCTCACCCACCAACTGATACCAGTAACTT encodes the following:
- the LOC100780637 gene encoding uncharacterized protein produces the protein MATPEPQLEPTSDHRVDSLPLVDLRLLSQPELYTLSLSGATHCHRRNSDDDSVIPKIDRSNFNESAGSRKQTYSKLRLNKRKQNPAVPASSSFHIPLHISEPEEEENSRIVALLQQLFGVEPLRNAPRNDAAERRLVPVQVDFKQPPPMFAAFQNVPIDVVADSSQRKRKRGRPRKDENSVTVFVEEPKKVTKEENSVTVFVEEPKKVNGNGEVNAAVATTTTTVNETVGLDEDPFEVELKRRTQGLETEPQVVEFLETLNGEWASQRKKRRIVPASELGDLLPAGWKIVIITMRRAGRASAVCRRYVSPDGHQFESCKEASAYLLSVFGVQDRSHLKSSYSDGAQQLSSSMNRASESSVGHVPTGDMKTDASASYLPSAGAPIHSSHEKQPPISSSIGSENFNSDLALGCKLGDATGGAFRDFDFQTEDKKLSKADKDDGNSVQECFVEDRVCNVQSEKLVGAVESSDAACNLYIPLVFSTPFSNNNSDNGQFLDEINASRCMKGGISNFASHDIDTGCCETVSCGNEQAHVDNNGLGLSVKLVEENIQKLSFESSMLAPNSEGKIHAGKNLEDGHLISSLEDMEIRDGKAIMNDKQQIICSRDQTEIKDVSTDVKLHSSSEGCSLVSSHHELNTSTSNMDRTQTSELKDSAEENIFDSDLFSSSIDERTRVHSGYISNVSFSSCTQDASEYGGFDFASDLKLDKDVSDNHILSNEEAVTRSLRERSSLNDQNSMMDNLLHRSSESNLFALTGNQHSCAFHDNVNISDGTFDALKVVDAGCMEPQLGIVSCSNIAVDAYTTASIMQGKPQGCVSVPLGGSILNFEKPSDDGVNKANKSCLPETAQNEVEMFQTDSMGLPKFR